In Deinococcus malanensis, one DNA window encodes the following:
- a CDS encoding DegT/DnrJ/EryC1/StrS family aminotransferase, whose product MTNIFTTSPPSTQPAAFPGWPVFEADEVHAVTDVLMSGKVNYWTGSEAREFEREYAEYLGVRHAIALHNGTLALELALYAFGIGEGDEVITTSRTFIASASAAVMRGCVPVIADVDPGSQNMTAETIRPLITPRTRAIIAVHLAGWPCDMDPIMKLAREHDLVVIEDCAQAHGAYYKGRPVGSIGHAGAFSFCQDKIITTGGEGGLLALNDTEVWKKAWAYKDHGKSYDAVYEREHPPGFRWLHESFGTNWRMLEVQAAIGRLQLRKLPEWILRRRANAAVLTERFSRYPALRLTLPDQDVHHSYYKYYVFVRPEHLREGWDRDRIMNAISTEGVPCFSGSCSEIYLEKAFQDAGYGPSERLPVARDLGETSLMFLVHPTLTLEDMERVADVVDSVLAQAQQN is encoded by the coding sequence ATGACGAATATTTTCACAACATCCCCTCCTTCCACCCAGCCCGCCGCTTTTCCCGGCTGGCCCGTTTTCGAAGCTGATGAGGTCCACGCGGTCACCGACGTTCTCATGTCTGGCAAGGTCAATTACTGGACCGGCAGTGAGGCGCGCGAGTTCGAGCGCGAGTACGCCGAGTATCTGGGCGTGCGGCACGCTATCGCGCTGCACAACGGCACGCTGGCCCTCGAACTGGCGCTGTATGCCTTTGGAATAGGGGAGGGGGATGAGGTTATTACAACCAGCCGAACCTTCATCGCCTCAGCGAGCGCAGCGGTGATGCGCGGCTGCGTGCCGGTGATCGCGGACGTGGACCCCGGCTCCCAGAACATGACGGCCGAAACCATTCGGCCGCTTATCACGCCGAGGACCCGGGCCATCATCGCCGTGCATCTGGCGGGTTGGCCCTGCGACATGGACCCCATCATGAAACTGGCTCGTGAGCATGACCTTGTGGTCATCGAGGACTGCGCGCAGGCGCACGGGGCTTACTACAAGGGCCGCCCAGTCGGAAGCATCGGGCATGCCGGAGCCTTCTCCTTCTGCCAGGACAAGATCATTACCACCGGAGGCGAGGGCGGCCTGCTCGCGCTGAACGATACCGAGGTTTGGAAGAAGGCCTGGGCCTATAAGGACCACGGCAAGAGCTACGACGCCGTGTATGAACGCGAGCATCCCCCGGGCTTTCGCTGGCTGCACGAGTCGTTTGGCACCAACTGGCGGATGCTGGAGGTCCAGGCAGCCATTGGACGGTTGCAACTGCGGAAGTTGCCCGAGTGGATCTTGCGGCGCCGTGCGAACGCCGCTGTCCTGACCGAGCGTTTTTCCCGTTACCCGGCGTTGCGCCTGACGCTCCCGGACCAGGACGTGCATCACTCGTATTACAAGTACTACGTGTTCGTGCGGCCCGAACACTTGCGGGAGGGCTGGGACCGCGACCGGATTATGAATGCCATCAGCACCGAAGGGGTGCCCTGCTTCAGCGGCTCCTGCTCGGAGATCTATCTGGAAAAAGCTTTTCAGGACGCCGGATACGGTCCATCCGAGCGACTGCCGGTCGCCAGGGATCTGGGTGAGACCTCCCTGATGTTCCTGGTCCACCCGACCCTCACACTAGAGGATATGGAGCGGGTGGCCGACGTCGTGGACAGCGTGCTGGCCCAGGCGCAGCAGAACTGA
- a CDS encoding glycosyltransferase family 4 protein translates to MNRISIVIYNITPPGGVERAAVNLANSLADTFEVNIVSLYSKQGQPFYPLDGRVTITHLGVPFTPGLRHYARQNARSLKALRSRLTFTSDTTTLGMSVNPNVLLALLKAVGTPGRFIGCEHLNYKDAPRIAQVLRRFAYSQLDDVVVLTEAEQQIFQRRLGLTPFVIPNQVPFLPAEPALLTAKRLIAVGRYVPLKGFDRLIEALAPVLREFPDWTLDLYGKGEQEADLRHLVLREGLDNVQLCPPIREIEQAYLTSSVFLMPSHYESFGMVIIEAQACGLPVVAYNVPHGPRTILSGGGGVLVPDGDAHRFAQAVRTLMLDRELRERMGTEARQNALRFDPAVIRQQWLDLLGALPLSSRL, encoded by the coding sequence ATGAACAGGATTTCAATCGTCATCTACAACATCACGCCGCCCGGAGGGGTCGAGCGGGCGGCGGTCAACCTCGCCAACAGCCTCGCGGACACCTTCGAGGTCAACATCGTCAGCCTCTACAGCAAACAGGGCCAGCCCTTCTACCCGCTAGATGGGCGTGTGACGATCACGCACCTGGGCGTGCCATTCACCCCCGGCCTGCGCCACTACGCCCGCCAGAACGCCCGTAGCCTCAAAGCCCTGCGCTCTCGTCTGACCTTTACCTCGGACACCACTACACTGGGGATGAGCGTCAATCCAAACGTTCTGCTGGCGCTACTCAAGGCAGTTGGGACGCCGGGGCGGTTTATCGGGTGCGAGCACCTGAACTACAAGGACGCACCCCGCATCGCCCAAGTGCTGCGACGCTTCGCCTATTCCCAACTAGATGACGTGGTGGTGCTCACTGAGGCGGAGCAGCAAATCTTTCAACGGCGGCTGGGCCTGACCCCGTTCGTGATCCCCAACCAAGTGCCTTTCTTACCTGCCGAGCCTGCCCTGCTGACCGCTAAGCGGCTGATCGCGGTGGGGCGCTACGTCCCCTTGAAGGGATTCGACCGCCTGATCGAGGCGCTGGCTCCGGTCCTACGCGAGTTCCCAGACTGGACGCTGGACCTGTACGGAAAGGGCGAGCAGGAGGCTGACCTGAGGCACCTGGTCCTGCGCGAGGGGCTGGACAACGTCCAGCTGTGCCCACCCATACGGGAGATTGAGCAGGCGTACCTGACTTCGTCGGTGTTCCTGATGCCCTCACACTATGAATCATTCGGCATGGTCATCATTGAGGCGCAGGCGTGTGGGCTGCCTGTGGTGGCCTACAACGTGCCGCATGGCCCGCGGACCATCCTGAGCGGGGGTGGTGGGGTGTTGGTCCCAGATGGGGACGCGCACAGGTTCGCTCAGGCGGTCCGCACCCTGATGCTGGACCGTGAGCTGCGCGAGCGGATGGGGACCGAGGCGCGGCAGAACGCCCTGAGGTTCGACCCGGCGGTCATCCGGCAGCAGTGGCTCGACTTGCTCGGCGCCCTTCCGCTTTCAAGCCGATTGTAG
- a CDS encoding O-antigen ligase family protein has protein sequence MSAPIAAEASPPRWTRFWLTLLAPLYVISPLALLALPSLRRLPRAAWILLAFYAVSQQLPALLSPSPVEASLLALARTLLIAGLIGVGILLRRSDRLMPLGLGLLAVFATAVAVTLVSGLPLLGQRLSHPYMTSITLGLAGACSLWLGLFGSGRKAWRLLLGAAGVAILLFSASRAPLLAALVGAGVGVLIRAERRLALVAGGVLAALSGVVLLGLRNGDELARRLLDFETNGRDLVWANTLSVIQSAPLSGVGSYLLGRYLQPPSAYCELWIGPNGTLACPDWVRNLGSPWLIAHNGVLQQLAETGPLGVLGLFALLGAVVWTALRLKDALSSAVLIGLLIATASDNTLLVPSPFFGELFWIVAGIQLARVETFRPAQGLVGGVALAVLAFPVWSAALAPRSDFAGTLLFFRAPALVESSRDYTVYSSWVLPPGERYRLVLRSCTQGCSVVNVTTLDTTERPQRNLSLSGDIRNVPEQHLQLQLYPARAGASAVSLATYEWTVSLR, from the coding sequence GTGTCTGCCCCCATAGCTGCCGAAGCCTCTCCTCCCCGCTGGACCCGATTCTGGCTGACGTTGCTGGCACCCCTCTACGTCATCTCTCCCCTCGCCCTGCTGGCCCTGCCTTCCCTGCGCCGCCTCCCCCGGGCGGCCTGGATACTCCTGGCCTTTTACGCGGTGAGTCAACAGCTTCCGGCGCTGCTCAGTCCGTCGCCTGTGGAGGCGAGTCTGCTGGCGCTGGCCCGCACGCTGCTGATCGCCGGACTGATCGGAGTCGGTATCTTGCTTAGGCGGTCCGACCGGCTGATGCCGCTGGGGCTGGGCCTGCTGGCCGTATTCGCGACCGCCGTGGCGGTGACGCTCGTCAGTGGCTTGCCCCTGCTGGGGCAACGGCTCTCTCACCCGTACATGACGTCCATCACCCTGGGTCTCGCGGGAGCGTGCAGCCTGTGGCTGGGCCTGTTCGGCAGCGGCAGGAAGGCCTGGCGTCTGCTGCTGGGGGCAGCAGGTGTAGCGATCCTGCTGTTCTCGGCCAGCCGCGCGCCGCTGCTGGCAGCCCTGGTGGGGGCCGGGGTCGGGGTCCTGATCCGGGCCGAACGGCGGTTGGCCCTGGTGGCCGGGGGAGTACTGGCCGCCTTAAGTGGAGTGGTCCTGCTAGGCCTTCGCAACGGCGATGAACTCGCAAGGCGCCTTCTCGACTTCGAAACGAATGGCCGTGATCTGGTGTGGGCCAATACCCTCTCTGTCATCCAGAGCGCCCCACTGAGCGGAGTCGGCTCCTACCTGCTGGGCCGGTACCTGCAACCACCCAGCGCATACTGCGAACTCTGGATCGGTCCGAACGGCACCTTGGCCTGTCCCGATTGGGTCCGAAACCTGGGAAGCCCCTGGCTGATTGCTCACAATGGAGTCCTCCAGCAACTGGCCGAGACTGGGCCGCTGGGCGTGCTGGGCCTGTTCGCGCTGCTGGGTGCCGTAGTCTGGACGGCTCTGCGCCTCAAGGACGCGCTGAGCAGCGCCGTGTTAATCGGCCTGCTGATCGCCACCGCTTCAGACAACACCCTGCTGGTCCCCAGTCCCTTTTTCGGGGAACTCTTCTGGATCGTCGCAGGGATCCAACTGGCCCGCGTCGAAACCTTCCGCCCGGCTCAGGGACTGGTCGGCGGTGTGGCGCTGGCAGTGCTGGCCTTTCCTGTCTGGTCCGCCGCCCTTGCTCCCAGGTCCGATTTCGCGGGCACCCTTCTGTTCTTCCGGGCACCAGCTCTGGTTGAGAGCAGCCGCGACTACACGGTCTACAGCAGCTGGGTCCTGCCGCCTGGAGAGCGGTACCGGCTGGTACTGCGCAGTTGCACCCAGGGCTGTTCAGTCGTGAATGTCACCACCCTGGACACCACCGAGCGGCCGCAACGCAATCTGAGTCTATCGGGAGATATCCGGAATGTGCCCGAACAGCATCTACAACTCCAGCTTTACCCAGCACGCGCCGGGGCTAGCGCCGTTTCCCTGGCGACCTACGAATGGACGGTCAGCCTCCGATGA
- a CDS encoding acetyltransferase yields MSVHTSLHVIGAGGHAKVVISTAEAMGLKIGGVFDDSHAAPRYVLGHPVVGKIDQIHDDPHTRAIVAIGDNLVRRKIVSRFKRVSWATLVHPSAWIDSTVRLGYGTVVLAGSVIQPDVRIGCHAIVNTCASVDHDCVLSDFVHAAPGVRLAGNVRLDEGVFAGVASTFVPGVRVGKWSILGAGATIVFDLPANVTAVGIPAKVIKERKAGWYMV; encoded by the coding sequence TTGAGTGTCCATACAAGCCTGCATGTAATTGGGGCTGGAGGCCATGCCAAAGTTGTCATTAGTACGGCAGAGGCTATGGGTTTAAAGATAGGCGGTGTATTCGATGACTCACATGCTGCGCCACGGTACGTATTAGGCCATCCCGTAGTTGGAAAGATTGATCAAATCCATGACGACCCACACACACGTGCGATTGTTGCTATCGGAGACAATCTAGTAAGAAGAAAAATTGTGTCTAGATTTAAACGGGTGAGCTGGGCTACCTTGGTTCACCCGAGCGCATGGATTGATTCAACTGTGAGACTGGGATATGGCACAGTGGTGCTAGCAGGAAGTGTCATCCAGCCGGACGTGCGCATAGGTTGTCATGCAATCGTGAACACATGCGCAAGTGTGGACCATGATTGTGTGTTATCCGATTTCGTGCATGCAGCGCCGGGAGTGCGCCTGGCTGGTAATGTCAGGCTGGATGAAGGCGTGTTCGCTGGTGTGGCCTCTACTTTTGTTCCAGGTGTACGAGTGGGGAAATGGTCAATCTTGGGCGCAGGGGCGACCATAGTATTTGATCTCCCTGCTAATGTAACCGCTGTTGGTATTCCCGCCAAGGTTATTAAGGAGCGGAAGGCTGGATGGTACATGGTGTAA
- a CDS encoding sugar transferase encodes MRKTERAILFAVTSSVSWPFLRGQVRLLAQRTWRAGLASDPTVPGQFEGFAWQEGAVPLPVPMHREINPRADLKSLVQMYRTLRRFRPTVTNVGTPKAGLIGGLAAVAARVPLRVYTLHGLRLETARGVKRQLLSLTERLALACAHRVVCVSPSLRDRVRELGLAPAHKTLVLGEGSVNGVRLPHPADSVHTERLRHSLGLGADQPVVGFVGRFTRDKGIAELLQAFGQVRAQFPSAALLLIGDYEDGDPVAPQVRDAIGHTSGIFRTGFVPDVYPYYPLMNVLALPTHREGLGLVPLEAAVHGVPSVVTSATGARDTVQHGVTGWQVPVGDAGALTKALAEALASPSEARQRGEAGRRWVEANFRPEDVQQRWSVLYDDLLRWHELSQQHPWKRLFDVLVAGSGLLVLSVPLLVLALLVRWKLGSPVLFKQVRPGLGGQPFTMYKFRTMTAERDADGNLLPDSARLTPFGRLLRSTSLDELPELLNVLRGDMSLVGPRPLLMEYLPLYNAQQARRHEVRPGITGWAQVNGRNALSWKEKFEHDVWYVDHVSLLLDVRIILMSLYKVFRREGISAAGEATMPKFTGVEG; translated from the coding sequence ATGCGAAAAACTGAACGGGCCATTCTCTTCGCCGTGACCTCCTCAGTCAGCTGGCCGTTCTTGCGCGGTCAGGTCCGCCTGCTGGCGCAGCGCACCTGGCGCGCGGGGCTTGCCAGTGACCCAACCGTACCGGGACAGTTCGAAGGATTCGCTTGGCAGGAAGGCGCCGTCCCTCTGCCTGTCCCGATGCACCGGGAAATCAACCCTCGCGCCGATCTTAAGTCCCTGGTGCAGATGTACCGGACGCTGCGCCGCTTTCGGCCGACGGTGACCAATGTCGGCACTCCCAAGGCCGGGCTGATTGGCGGACTGGCAGCGGTGGCGGCCAGGGTGCCACTGCGGGTGTACACGCTGCACGGCCTGCGGCTGGAAACGGCTCGCGGCGTCAAAAGGCAGCTCCTTTCTCTGACCGAACGACTCGCTCTGGCCTGCGCCCACCGGGTGGTCTGCGTAAGTCCAAGTCTGCGGGACCGGGTGCGGGAACTGGGCCTGGCACCGGCCCACAAGACCCTGGTGCTGGGTGAGGGCAGCGTCAATGGGGTGCGTTTGCCACATCCAGCCGATTCAGTTCACACCGAACGCCTGCGCCACTCTCTCGGCCTTGGCGCGGATCAACCGGTTGTGGGTTTCGTAGGCCGCTTTACACGCGATAAGGGTATCGCTGAACTCCTTCAGGCGTTTGGGCAGGTTCGAGCACAGTTCCCCTCAGCAGCCTTGCTGCTCATTGGAGACTACGAGGACGGTGATCCGGTTGCCCCACAGGTCCGTGACGCCATTGGACATACCTCTGGGATCTTCAGAACAGGATTTGTACCGGACGTGTACCCGTATTACCCACTGATGAATGTGTTGGCGCTTCCCACGCACCGCGAGGGCTTAGGCTTGGTTCCTTTAGAGGCTGCCGTGCATGGAGTGCCCAGTGTTGTCACAAGCGCCACCGGGGCAAGAGATACAGTTCAGCACGGCGTAACGGGCTGGCAGGTGCCTGTAGGCGACGCGGGGGCATTGACGAAGGCGCTGGCCGAGGCGCTGGCCAGCCCCTCGGAAGCCCGTCAGCGGGGCGAAGCAGGACGCCGTTGGGTCGAGGCAAACTTCCGGCCCGAAGACGTGCAGCAGCGTTGGTCTGTGCTCTATGACGACCTTCTGCGCTGGCATGAACTTTCGCAGCAGCATCCCTGGAAGCGGCTGTTCGACGTGCTGGTGGCGGGCTCCGGCCTGCTAGTCCTGAGCGTACCCCTGCTGGTGCTGGCTCTGCTGGTTCGCTGGAAGCTCGGCAGTCCGGTGCTGTTCAAGCAGGTGCGCCCTGGCCTGGGCGGACAGCCTTTCACCATGTACAAGTTCCGTACCATGACGGCCGAACGGGACGCGGACGGCAACCTCCTGCCTGACAGCGCCCGTCTGACACCCTTCGGCCGCCTCCTGCGCTCGACAAGTCTGGACGAGCTGCCTGAACTCCTGAACGTGTTACGGGGTGACATGAGTCTGGTGGGGCCACGTCCCCTATTGATGGAGTATCTCCCGCTCTATAACGCGCAGCAGGCCCGCCGTCACGAGGTGCGGCCGGGAATCACAGGCTGGGCACAGGTTAATGGGCGCAATGCCCTTTCGTGGAAGGAGAAGTTTGAGCACGACGTGTGGTACGTCGATCACGTCTCGCTCCTGCTCGACGTCAGAATCATACTGATGTCGCTCTACAAAGTATTCAGGCGCGAAGGAATCAGTGCGGCCGGGGAGGCGACTATGCCAAAGTTCACTGGTGTTGAAGGTTGA
- a CDS encoding glycosyltransferase family 2 protein, which translates to MPDPLLTIGLPVFNAEAYVVDALCSVLNQTYQNWELLVVDDGSADRSLEIISQFQDERIRVLSDGRNQGLSARLNQTISLARGEFYARMDADDIMVPHRLATQISLLQSDPTCDVVGAAAYVIDDRNRPTGLRFGNLFTELGFLSVLRQGGFIHPTVTGKTAWFRANPYDVTVKRCEDIELWLRTANRSRFRQINEPLLFYREAGDHSGKVEQTSAGYRQMLRSLIETAEPQYRADLRRHLRAAQLRIVLRRVLHRLGGEARIVQARSRSLSEAQQKEALTLMGLALRDPMQDSV; encoded by the coding sequence ATGCCTGACCCGCTTTTGACCATCGGATTGCCTGTCTTCAATGCAGAAGCTTATGTCGTTGATGCCCTTTGCTCCGTATTAAACCAGACGTACCAGAACTGGGAACTGCTCGTGGTTGATGACGGATCGGCTGATCGGAGCCTCGAGATTATTAGTCAATTTCAGGACGAACGTATCAGGGTACTCTCGGATGGGCGGAATCAGGGCCTCAGTGCCCGCCTGAACCAGACCATCAGCCTCGCCCGTGGGGAGTTCTACGCGCGAATGGATGCCGACGACATCATGGTGCCGCACCGGCTGGCGACTCAGATTAGCCTCTTGCAATCCGACCCAACCTGCGATGTAGTGGGGGCAGCAGCCTATGTCATCGACGATCGCAACCGTCCCACCGGATTACGTTTTGGGAACCTTTTTACCGAATTGGGGTTTCTTAGCGTCTTGCGGCAAGGTGGCTTCATTCATCCAACAGTGACTGGCAAGACCGCTTGGTTCAGGGCTAATCCTTACGACGTCACAGTGAAGCGTTGCGAGGATATTGAACTGTGGTTGAGAACCGCTAACCGCTCGAGATTTCGTCAGATCAATGAGCCGCTGCTGTTTTATCGGGAAGCGGGTGACCATTCAGGGAAGGTCGAACAGACCTCGGCGGGCTACCGGCAGATGCTGCGGAGCTTAATCGAGACAGCTGAGCCTCAGTACCGTGCCGACCTACGGCGCCATCTCCGCGCCGCCCAGCTTAGGATCGTGTTGCGGCGGGTGCTCCACCGTCTTGGCGGCGAAGCGAGAATCGTGCAGGCCAGGTCCCGGTCTCTCTCGGAAGCCCAACAAAAAGAGGCTCTGACCCTGATGGGGTTGGCCCTACGTGACCCCATGCAAGACTCTGTTTAA
- a CDS encoding EpsG family protein produces MIIKRSRSALQSRRPSLTGLLYGVLFSPVLIYAFYWGNRDFNVGSDTVTYVALFRAYLLRSPGLLSTGDPGFLALMGAVETFTHNPSALLLAFCVLIALFFYVAGVLVIKKAQYILLYVVLLLISPYYLSININILRHGLTTAIAIFLMALVLSYRNILLKLATFYVPTLFHSVGGLIVLPMIWGTKKMFPLVFWVPAALISAFSELYAPLFSQFIPSDYGTYVTVNAGYRTGFRPDFILFSAIPLLFTLIVPYGKMSVETRWVLNAYLLMNGFGHLMNFVSYSDRFLTSSWTLLPLLVALMVKDINDRAFKKSQNKKFFSIIIIAGTLVVNSFFYLRGV; encoded by the coding sequence ATGATAATCAAGAGAAGTCGCTCGGCGTTACAGTCAAGAAGGCCAAGTCTTACGGGACTACTTTACGGTGTTCTTTTTTCGCCCGTTCTAATTTATGCCTTTTATTGGGGCAACAGAGACTTTAATGTAGGCAGCGATACGGTTACTTATGTGGCGTTATTCAGGGCGTACCTGCTTCGCAGTCCAGGTCTGCTCTCGACTGGCGACCCAGGTTTCCTGGCACTCATGGGCGCAGTAGAAACCTTCACACATAACCCTTCTGCCCTTTTGCTTGCCTTTTGTGTACTTATTGCCCTGTTTTTTTATGTAGCTGGAGTCTTAGTAATTAAAAAGGCGCAATATATCCTACTTTATGTAGTACTTTTGTTGATCTCCCCTTACTACCTTTCCATCAACATTAACATTTTACGACATGGTCTAACAACCGCTATCGCTATATTCCTCATGGCGCTGGTGCTAAGTTACCGCAACATTCTTCTTAAGTTGGCAACGTTTTATGTTCCGACTTTATTTCATTCTGTCGGCGGGTTAATTGTATTACCTATGATATGGGGAACTAAGAAAATGTTTCCATTAGTTTTTTGGGTACCGGCTGCATTGATAAGTGCTTTCAGCGAGCTGTATGCTCCATTGTTCTCACAATTTATCCCAAGCGATTATGGTACATATGTCACAGTCAATGCTGGCTACCGAACAGGATTTCGTCCTGATTTTATTCTATTTAGCGCCATCCCATTGTTGTTCACATTGATCGTGCCATATGGTAAAATGTCCGTTGAGACAAGATGGGTGCTCAATGCCTACTTACTGATGAATGGTTTCGGCCATCTTATGAACTTCGTTTCATATTCAGATAGATTTCTTACCTCCTCGTGGACGTTGCTTCCCCTTTTAGTAGCCTTGATGGTGAAAGACATTAATGATAGGGCGTTTAAAAAGTCGCAAAATAAAAAGTTTTTCAGTATAATTATTATCGCTGGGACTTTGGTTGTAAACTCATTTTTCTACCTTCGGGGGGTGTAG
- a CDS encoding IS4 family transposase codes for MKTRSRHPHDTLQTALRSAFPIDARRFEVLAALILAMVQGRSVVLYTLKTHVQLPGSLETRYQRLRRFVRFDFPEHLFARFALSFLPEGELHLILDRTNWKLGKQDINILLLSAVWEGFSLPLMWTLLPHGGSSSQQVREALLTRFLQCCPERSVGSLLADREFIGKTWFTFLDEHGIAPCIRLPATATIGTGNLPVWACFKKLQTGEIRRWHRQMVVYGVSLRLCATKNAAGEVLYLAYRGHASVNLRRYAQRWQAENLHSALKTRGFNLEDTGLTQAERVSTLLACVSAAFIWACVTGQLLAARQPVKRKKHGHRAVSVFRLGLDHLQDLLLHPSPSSWRALHTLIPNFDW; via the coding sequence ATGAAAACCCGGAGCCGACACCCCCACGATACCTTGCAGACCGCGCTGCGGTCTGCCTTTCCCATTGACGCCCGCCGCTTCGAGGTGCTGGCGGCCCTGATCTTGGCCATGGTGCAGGGGCGCAGCGTTGTGCTGTACACCTTGAAGACCCATGTGCAGCTCCCTGGCTCGTTGGAGACGCGATACCAGCGGTTGCGGCGCTTTGTCCGCTTTGACTTCCCGGAGCACCTGTTTGCGCGCTTCGCACTGTCGTTCCTCCCAGAGGGCGAATTACACCTGATCCTCGACCGGACGAATTGGAAACTGGGCAAACAGGACATCAATATTCTCCTCCTGTCCGCCGTCTGGGAGGGGTTCAGCCTGCCGCTGATGTGGACCCTGCTCCCCCATGGGGGGAGCAGTTCGCAACAGGTGCGCGAAGCGCTCCTGACCCGGTTCCTTCAGTGCTGCCCCGAGCGGTCCGTTGGGAGCCTGCTGGCAGACCGGGAGTTCATCGGCAAGACGTGGTTCACGTTTCTGGACGAGCACGGCATCGCACCCTGTATTCGTCTCCCAGCCACCGCCACCATCGGAACCGGCAACCTGCCGGTCTGGGCGTGCTTCAAAAAGCTTCAGACAGGCGAGATTCGCCGCTGGCACCGCCAGATGGTTGTCTACGGCGTGTCCTTGCGCCTGTGTGCCACCAAGAATGCGGCTGGAGAAGTCCTGTACCTGGCGTACCGTGGCCACGCTTCGGTGAATCTCCGCCGCTATGCGCAGCGCTGGCAAGCGGAAAACCTGCACTCAGCCCTCAAAACCAGAGGCTTCAACCTGGAAGACACCGGTCTGACGCAGGCGGAACGCGTGTCCACGCTCCTGGCATGCGTGTCCGCCGCCTTCATCTGGGCCTGTGTGACGGGCCAGTTGCTGGCAGCTCGGCAGCCGGTGAAACGCAAGAAACACGGACACCGTGCGGTGTCCGTGTTCCGACTGGGACTCGATCATCTTCAGGATTTGTTGCTCCACCCATCACCATCGTCCTGGCGGGCATTACACACACTCATACCGAATTTTGACTGGTAG
- a CDS encoding glycosyltransferase, whose translation MKITLVSTQLGMGGAENLVCNLADQFIAKDHEVQLISLLGEPVVLPNSTAVRVHNLRIDKRKPSTWVTGLIYFIQVIRSFRPDVVHAHSFHSIVMTRLLRLLLRYPKLISTGHHQREGEGMEGVLYRLTDGLSDITTTISKKTTAAFLERTRLRPDRVITVYNGVDIEKFQFSENARQQWRVGNGVANSDTVLVAIGRLSPEKDFPNLLHALKLLEGKVPEDHRLVLFIAGTGSDQVRQHLDELVEGLYLQSKVIFLGVHHDIPALLSAADVFALSSSWEGFGLVVAEAMACERVVVATDCGGVREVVGEAGFLCPPRNAEALALSLQTALALSPQARLALGQQARSRVAEQYSLDSAAEKWLDLYRAL comes from the coding sequence ATGAAAATCACTTTGGTTTCGACGCAATTAGGTATGGGCGGTGCTGAAAACCTTGTCTGTAATTTGGCAGACCAATTTATAGCTAAGGACCATGAGGTCCAATTGATTTCCTTGTTGGGCGAGCCGGTCGTTCTGCCAAATTCCACAGCGGTCAGAGTCCATAATCTGAGGATTGATAAGAGAAAGCCTTCCACCTGGGTCACTGGTCTTATCTACTTCATCCAGGTAATTCGGAGCTTTCGGCCCGACGTAGTTCATGCTCACTCCTTCCACTCAATTGTGATGACGCGCCTGCTTCGGCTTTTGCTGCGATATCCCAAGCTGATCTCGACTGGGCATCATCAGCGAGAAGGTGAGGGGATGGAGGGGGTTCTCTACAGGCTGACCGACGGGCTTTCGGATATCACGACAACCATCAGTAAGAAGACAACGGCAGCCTTTTTGGAGCGAACTAGGCTCAGGCCAGATCGTGTCATCACCGTATACAACGGTGTAGATATTGAAAAGTTCCAATTTTCCGAGAACGCTCGTCAGCAGTGGCGAGTTGGAAACGGGGTTGCTAACAGCGATACGGTCTTGGTTGCTATCGGCCGCCTTAGTCCCGAAAAAGACTTTCCCAACCTTCTGCACGCCCTCAAGCTGCTTGAAGGAAAAGTGCCTGAGGATCACCGGCTCGTTCTGTTTATAGCTGGAACGGGTAGCGATCAGGTACGCCAACACCTCGACGAGCTCGTTGAAGGCCTATATCTTCAATCCAAAGTAATTTTTCTCGGAGTGCACCATGATATTCCCGCTTTACTTTCGGCGGCTGATGTATTTGCGCTTTCCTCATCCTGGGAAGGTTTCGGTCTGGTGGTCGCAGAGGCGATGGCCTGTGAGCGGGTAGTAGTTGCGACGGATTGCGGCGGCGTACGCGAGGTCGTAGGGGAAGCTGGTTTTCTCTGCCCTCCCCGAAATGCAGAGGCGCTCGCCCTCAGTCTTCAGACAGCCTTGGCCCTTTCCCCGCAGGCGCGCCTCGCGCTGGGGCAGCAAGCCCGCAGCAGGGTGGCGGAGCAGTACAGTCTGGACAGCGCTGCTGAGAAGTGGCTCGACCTGTACCGGGCACTGTGA